One part of the Rhodococcus oxybenzonivorans genome encodes these proteins:
- a CDS encoding KamA family radical SAM protein, protein MTLALDSHTALNPRSVSGDRLRKLVVERTGDPVLAHEAHVVSQVLPFKVSSYVVDELIDWDRAPDDPIYRLTFPHRDMLEPEHFAVIEQAVVQGDRAGIRKAADAVRGSLNPHPGDQMSMNVPQHDDIDGSGMQHKYAETLLVFPRQGQTCHSYCGYCFRWAQFVDQADLRMAVSGPEAMTRYLDRHPMITDVLLTGGDPLVMRTDLLASYLEPLLEPEREHVDTVRIGTKAVSFWPYRLLAGPEADSVLRLLERLTAAGKHVAVMLHLSHVAELQTDVAKAALARLASTGAVLRAQAPVVRHVNDDPRAWADLWQAQVRHNVVPYYMFVERDTGARPYYGLPLARAYDIYREALQQVSGLGRTARGPVMSASPGKVVIDGVVELDGGRAFALRYLQARNPQMVGRPFFAVYDEQAQWWDELRPYGPRDREFFGGLS, encoded by the coding sequence ATGACACTCGCCCTCGATAGCCACACGGCGCTGAACCCGCGGTCGGTCAGCGGTGACCGGCTACGCAAGCTCGTCGTCGAACGCACCGGCGACCCGGTCCTCGCACATGAGGCGCACGTGGTGTCCCAGGTACTGCCGTTCAAGGTCAGCAGCTACGTGGTGGACGAACTGATCGACTGGGATCGTGCACCCGACGACCCGATCTACCGCCTGACCTTTCCGCACCGCGACATGCTCGAACCCGAACACTTCGCGGTGATCGAGCAGGCGGTGGTACAGGGCGACCGGGCCGGAATCCGCAAGGCGGCCGACGCGGTTCGAGGCTCCCTCAACCCACACCCAGGCGACCAGATGAGCATGAACGTTCCCCAGCACGACGACATCGACGGCTCGGGGATGCAACACAAATATGCCGAGACACTGCTGGTGTTTCCCCGCCAGGGACAGACCTGCCACAGCTACTGCGGCTACTGCTTCCGCTGGGCCCAATTCGTCGACCAGGCCGACCTCAGGATGGCCGTGTCCGGGCCGGAGGCGATGACCCGGTACCTCGATCGGCATCCGATGATCACCGACGTCCTGTTGACCGGCGGCGACCCGCTGGTGATGCGCACCGATCTGCTGGCCTCCTACCTCGAGCCCCTCCTCGAACCCGAACGCGAACACGTCGACACGGTCCGGATCGGGACGAAGGCCGTGTCGTTCTGGCCCTACCGCCTGCTGGCCGGACCCGAAGCGGACAGCGTGCTGCGGTTACTCGAGCGGCTGACCGCAGCGGGTAAGCACGTCGCGGTGATGCTGCACCTGTCCCATGTCGCGGAGTTGCAGACCGATGTGGCCAAGGCGGCGCTCGCTCGATTGGCGTCGACGGGAGCGGTGCTGCGCGCCCAGGCCCCGGTGGTGCGTCACGTCAACGACGACCCGCGTGCGTGGGCAGACCTGTGGCAGGCGCAGGTGCGTCACAACGTGGTGCCTTACTACATGTTCGTCGAACGGGACACCGGTGCCCGGCCGTACTACGGTCTGCCGCTGGCAAGGGCGTACGACATCTATCGCGAAGCGCTGCAACAAGTCTCCGGTCTCGGTCGGACCGCGCGCGGACCGGTGATGTCGGCGTCACCCGGAAAGGTCGTGATCGACGGCGTCGTCGAGCTCGACGGCGGACGCGCGTTCGCGCTGCGCTACCTGCAGGCCCGCAACCCGCAGATGGTCGGCAGGCCGTTCTTCGCCGTGTACGACGAGCAGGCGCAGTGGTGGGACGAACTACGCCCGTACGGTCCCCGCGACCGCGAATTCTTCGGGGGACTCTCGTGA
- a CDS encoding AurF N-oxygenase family protein codes for MTIDDLQLQRSDADGLVHFPGLPAFDPADETENAIIRRLAGNWHRRSTVKRDEPDLDELFVAGRADYPEKLVPFRAHPTWQAMPDALRSRLLSWAWIAYNRHTVLAEQRVANPAFALVMDGEFPGLGGPDLEIALAQAMVDEQYHSLMHINASALTRRKRGSLFPDSALPESHTSRMHSRLRDEAAERWQRSLTTLAFATVSEISINAYLDLLAGDRDIQVVNSTTAQLHNRDEYCHASISDEMAKLVYDVLDADKRRFFLDMLVAGLEAFVATDYSTWEAILRIERVPGWERMVADVRSESSGARLVRDYSGLHSLMSDMDVLGEVDFDWGLAVTNT; via the coding sequence ATGACCATCGACGACCTTCAACTGCAACGCTCCGATGCCGATGGGCTGGTGCACTTTCCGGGACTTCCGGCGTTCGACCCCGCCGACGAAACCGAGAACGCCATCATCCGCCGCCTCGCGGGGAACTGGCACCGGCGGTCGACGGTGAAGCGCGACGAGCCCGACCTCGACGAGCTGTTCGTTGCCGGCCGGGCGGACTATCCGGAGAAGCTTGTGCCGTTCCGCGCGCACCCGACGTGGCAGGCGATGCCCGACGCGCTGCGTTCGCGGCTACTGAGCTGGGCGTGGATCGCCTATAACCGGCATACGGTGCTGGCCGAGCAACGTGTCGCCAATCCGGCCTTCGCGCTGGTGATGGACGGTGAATTTCCCGGACTCGGTGGTCCGGATCTGGAGATCGCGCTCGCCCAGGCCATGGTCGACGAGCAGTACCACTCCCTGATGCATATCAATGCGAGCGCGCTGACGAGGCGCAAACGGGGGTCCTTGTTCCCCGACAGCGCTCTTCCCGAGTCGCATACCTCGCGGATGCACAGTCGGTTGCGGGACGAGGCCGCGGAGCGCTGGCAGCGCAGCCTCACCACCTTGGCGTTTGCCACCGTCTCCGAGATCTCGATCAACGCGTACCTCGATCTTCTTGCCGGCGATCGGGACATTCAGGTGGTCAATTCCACTACCGCGCAACTGCACAACCGGGACGAGTACTGCCATGCGTCGATTTCCGACGAGATGGCGAAGCTCGTGTATGACGTGCTGGACGCCGACAAGCGCCGCTTCTTCCTCGACATGCTCGTGGCAGGGCTGGAGGCGTTCGTGGCCACCGACTACTCCACCTGGGAGGCGATCTTGCGGATCGAGCGGGTCCCCGGTTGGGAACGGATGGTCGCCGACGTTCGCTCCGAGAGTTCCGGGGCGCGGCTCGTGCGCGACTACAGCGGCCTCCACTCGCTGATGTCGGACATGGATGTCCTAGGGGAAGTCGACTTCGACTGGGGCCTGGCGGTGACGAACACATGA
- a CDS encoding GNAT family N-acetyltransferase — MRVTAHEISLTQRHVWRSAREAIPVQRALVVEVEQDGVTGFGEASAFMTAHYNSGVDQLHADLRRIAPLLEDLGPADPFAVWRRLFAALPDSPFVLAALDTAVHDLRARLLGVPLWRALALDSPQELRSSFSIGLDETEMMVHKLCERPGWAAYKVKLADPGDLTVLEELRRHTSAPFYVDGNCGWTLSRLLPVLPALQDLGVQLIEQPFPRSAWWDTRTLKQHSSIPVIADESITSMQDFAACAEAFDGINVKPMKAGGITPSLVLLRRAREHGLLTMLGCMPESVAGVSATAHLGGLADYLDVDAVDLLAVNTGFGVSLDGSGRVSLPDRPGSGYLPDPTAHGWRVRPVSAEAVRPVRHRVLRPGQPVATCAYPEDSASGARHFAALDAGRVVGVASLYDEDPEYTVPGLAAGRGRRLRGMATLEEVRGTGAGSALLRTVRTNAVLSGADALWCNARTTAAGFYLAQGFRVLGPEYDIPGIGPHVFMHWSAS; from the coding sequence GTGAGGGTCACTGCACATGAGATCAGCCTGACGCAGAGGCACGTGTGGCGTTCGGCCAGGGAAGCGATTCCGGTGCAGCGTGCCCTCGTGGTCGAGGTCGAACAGGACGGTGTCACCGGATTCGGTGAGGCTTCCGCTTTCATGACCGCCCACTACAACTCCGGGGTGGACCAGCTCCACGCGGATCTGCGCCGGATCGCCCCGCTACTGGAAGACCTCGGTCCCGCCGACCCGTTCGCCGTGTGGCGCAGGCTGTTCGCGGCGCTGCCCGATTCGCCGTTCGTCCTGGCCGCCCTCGATACTGCGGTGCACGACCTGCGGGCCCGACTGCTCGGCGTGCCGCTGTGGCGGGCCCTCGCTCTGGACTCTCCGCAGGAATTGCGTTCGAGCTTCAGCATCGGGCTCGACGAGACCGAGATGATGGTCCACAAACTGTGCGAGCGGCCCGGATGGGCGGCGTACAAGGTCAAGCTCGCCGATCCGGGTGATCTCACCGTGCTCGAGGAACTCCGCCGCCACACGAGTGCGCCGTTCTATGTGGACGGCAACTGCGGCTGGACCCTGTCCCGACTGCTCCCGGTGCTGCCCGCCCTGCAGGACCTCGGCGTTCAGTTGATCGAGCAGCCGTTTCCGCGATCGGCGTGGTGGGACACGCGGACACTGAAGCAGCACAGCTCGATCCCGGTGATCGCCGACGAGAGCATCACCTCGATGCAGGATTTCGCCGCGTGCGCCGAGGCGTTCGACGGCATCAACGTCAAACCGATGAAAGCCGGCGGCATCACCCCATCCCTCGTGCTGCTGCGCCGGGCCCGCGAGCACGGTCTGCTCACCATGCTCGGTTGCATGCCCGAGTCGGTGGCCGGGGTGTCTGCCACGGCCCACCTGGGCGGACTAGCCGACTACCTCGACGTCGACGCCGTCGACCTGCTGGCCGTGAACACCGGCTTCGGGGTCTCGCTCGACGGTTCCGGCCGCGTCAGTCTCCCGGATCGGCCGGGGTCCGGATACCTGCCCGACCCCACCGCCCACGGCTGGCGCGTTCGGCCGGTGAGCGCCGAAGCGGTACGACCGGTCCGCCACCGAGTGCTGCGGCCCGGGCAACCTGTGGCGACCTGCGCCTATCCCGAGGACTCTGCCAGCGGCGCCCGGCATTTCGCCGCCCTCGACGCAGGGCGCGTGGTCGGGGTGGCCTCGCTGTACGACGAGGATCCCGAGTACACCGTGCCGGGACTGGCCGCCGGCCGCGGCCGGCGCCTGCGCGGCATGGCCACTCTCGAGGAGGTCCGCGGCACCGGCGCGGGCAGCGCGCTACTCCGCACCGTGCGCACCAACGCGGTGCTGTCCGGCGCCGACGCGCTGTGGTGCAACGCGCGCACCACCGCCGCGGGCTTCTATCTCGCACAAGGCTTCCGCGTTCTCGGACCCGAATACGACATCCCGGGCATCGGACCCCACGTCTTCATGCATTGGAGTGCTTCATGA
- a CDS encoding GNAT family N-acetyltransferase yields the protein MTGSSTLTGGLTAHLLPSGARPSALDFAGIAEPDIIWEDARWCRFVERTDLHDVRYLEVREDGQTVALAPLLFTAQPGGLLFYDPPRLVGTPGALAEPELLDETDRQRWAELNAALPGAREDQYPSLALATFGNHHGVAHAPGRTHDERQAVMAVLPELLQQAGDELGCRSVALLYVGESDAEAVDHCASRAGYTATLLGAEGVQDLAADSWTEYVAGLSKRRRVRLRKEVADYERAGMHTAVRCGPEALDDEVIALQVAHRAKYGLPGGEDRVRRDFDSVREELGDACVVLRTERADRLVGFVLYLRTRDTLFARTAGFAADARGCYLTLTYHETARWAVEHGIRHVHYGMAAYEAKHARGCRLRPRWGWFSFRGAGSDIFSETLALQSQSIERRLELVGAPAAPVASRHLSAPTEPKVER from the coding sequence ATGACCGGCAGCAGCACCCTCACCGGTGGCCTCACCGCCCACCTCCTTCCCTCCGGTGCCCGCCCGAGCGCTCTGGACTTTGCGGGCATCGCCGAGCCGGACATCATCTGGGAGGACGCGCGGTGGTGCCGGTTCGTCGAACGCACCGACCTGCACGACGTTCGTTATCTCGAGGTGCGGGAGGACGGACAGACCGTTGCCCTGGCTCCGCTGCTGTTCACCGCACAGCCCGGTGGCCTGCTCTTCTACGATCCGCCCCGGCTGGTGGGAACCCCGGGTGCACTGGCCGAACCGGAGCTGCTCGACGAGACTGATCGGCAGCGCTGGGCCGAGCTCAACGCAGCGCTGCCCGGCGCGCGCGAGGACCAGTATCCGTCGCTCGCGCTCGCGACGTTCGGGAACCACCACGGGGTGGCGCACGCTCCCGGCCGCACGCACGACGAGCGCCAGGCCGTCATGGCCGTCCTGCCCGAGCTGCTTCAGCAGGCCGGCGACGAACTCGGCTGCCGCAGTGTGGCATTGCTGTATGTCGGCGAGTCAGACGCCGAGGCGGTGGACCACTGCGCCTCCCGTGCCGGATACACGGCAACATTGCTGGGCGCTGAGGGCGTGCAGGACCTGGCCGCTGACAGCTGGACGGAGTACGTGGCGGGGCTGAGCAAACGCCGGCGCGTGCGGCTCCGCAAGGAGGTCGCGGACTACGAGCGGGCGGGCATGCACACAGCGGTTCGGTGTGGGCCGGAGGCACTCGACGACGAGGTGATCGCCCTCCAGGTCGCACACCGGGCCAAGTACGGACTGCCCGGCGGCGAGGATCGGGTTCGCCGCGACTTCGACTCCGTCCGCGAGGAATTGGGTGACGCGTGTGTGGTGCTGCGCACCGAACGCGCGGATCGGCTGGTGGGTTTCGTGCTCTACCTACGCACCCGGGACACGCTGTTCGCGCGGACCGCGGGATTCGCCGCCGATGCTCGCGGTTGCTATCTCACGCTGACGTACCACGAGACGGCAAGGTGGGCCGTGGAGCACGGCATCCGTCACGTCCACTACGGCATGGCGGCCTACGAGGCCAAACATGCTCGCGGGTGCCGACTACGCCCCCGCTGGGGCTGGTTCTCCTTCCGCGGAGCCGGCTCCGACATCTTTTCCGAGACCCTCGCGCTGCAATCACAGAGCATCGAACGCCGGCTCGAACTGGTCGGTGCGCCCGCGGCGCCGGTCGCGTCCCGACACCTCTCTGCCCCTACCGAACCGAAAGTGGAACGATGA
- a CDS encoding ATP-grasp domain-containing protein has protein sequence MILVLISPRAAGLPFAGWLPEERGRMVAVCAAGAEPAEGFAEVIPVADYSDDVAVLRAARALARWHRPTAVLALAEVDVERAAVLRGDLGLPGLDTGTAAAYRDKILMKELARDAGLLVPSFASVCTPADVTGFMADHPGRVVVKPRSGSGSSGVYVLDSPTQADGLADDLAATPYEVEEFVDGAVHHVDAFRVAGQPVAAVASRYTGQGCLEHWTDAPFGSRSVDTADPVHARLVEETWRLVDALASPPTVCVHAEFFVTGSGDIVLCEVAARIGGGPIPIMLRHILGIDPRHLWARVECGLPVDVDAVRRHVATAPHAAFYGVPPRQGRVRRIPDAPPGVHDFTVNTHVGDHWSASRYSGRKSADFLAFWVVTDSDFTALGRRLVATADRVAAEFDWDRDETENAA, from the coding sequence ATGATTCTCGTACTCATCAGCCCGCGGGCTGCGGGGCTGCCGTTCGCCGGGTGGCTTCCCGAGGAGCGTGGACGGATGGTGGCGGTCTGCGCCGCGGGAGCGGAACCGGCCGAGGGATTCGCCGAGGTCATTCCGGTCGCCGACTACAGCGACGACGTCGCGGTGCTGCGGGCGGCCCGCGCTCTTGCGCGCTGGCACCGCCCGACCGCCGTGCTCGCCTTGGCCGAGGTCGACGTCGAGCGCGCCGCGGTGTTGCGCGGCGACCTCGGTCTGCCTGGGCTCGACACCGGCACGGCGGCCGCCTACCGCGACAAAATTCTGATGAAAGAACTAGCCCGCGATGCAGGACTGCTCGTGCCGTCCTTCGCGTCGGTGTGCACCCCGGCCGACGTCACCGGTTTCATGGCGGACCACCCGGGACGTGTGGTGGTCAAGCCGCGCAGTGGATCCGGTTCGTCCGGCGTGTACGTCCTCGATTCCCCCACACAGGCAGACGGCCTCGCCGACGACCTCGCGGCAACGCCGTACGAGGTCGAAGAGTTCGTCGACGGCGCGGTGCACCATGTAGACGCATTCCGGGTGGCCGGGCAACCGGTGGCGGCGGTCGCCTCCCGCTACACCGGCCAAGGTTGCCTCGAACACTGGACCGACGCCCCGTTCGGCTCGCGGTCGGTCGATACCGCCGACCCTGTCCATGCGCGCCTGGTGGAGGAGACCTGGCGACTCGTCGATGCACTCGCCTCGCCTCCCACGGTCTGTGTGCACGCCGAGTTCTTCGTCACCGGCAGCGGCGACATCGTCCTGTGCGAAGTGGCTGCCCGAATCGGCGGCGGCCCGATTCCGATCATGTTGCGGCACATTCTGGGAATCGACCCACGGCACCTGTGGGCACGCGTCGAATGCGGCCTTCCCGTAGACGTGGACGCGGTACGCCGGCACGTGGCAACGGCACCGCACGCCGCCTTCTACGGCGTGCCACCCCGGCAGGGCCGGGTGCGGCGAATCCCCGACGCACCGCCCGGTGTCCACGACTTCACGGTGAACACCCATGTCGGGGACCACTGGAGCGCCAGCCGATACAGCGGGCGCAAGTCGGCGGACTTCCTCGCTTTCTGGGTGGTCACCGACTCGGACTTCACCGCTCTCGGGCGCCGGCTCGTCGCCACCGCCGACCGTGTTGCCGCCGAATTCGACTGGGACCGCGACGAAACGGAGAACGCAGCATGA
- a CDS encoding Ldh family oxidoreductase, protein MINPTRWPEQQARTLAARAFREAGVPAGNAEQVADALVDTSLRGIDTHGLRLLPQYLDELATGVAKATATPTVVSDRGAGLLLDADGALGVLAGLAAARLAAERAREFGVAAVGVRNSNHFGAASVYTRHLARHGLVGIAVTSAASRVAPFGGVEPLFGTDPISVAAGVGDDEFALDMATSQVCFGEVKQRRAEGRPLNSGWATDLYGRPTEVPEEAYALSPLGGYKGQGLAMAVTLLGAVLTGSPPDWRLAQVGDGTPGRSRGVGHFVLALDPGAFSGQNSFTAGLVDLLDTVRAATPATDAPVVAPGDPQRAHQRERSERGIPLDARTAEVLAGLSGNVAADPEKEMVR, encoded by the coding sequence ATGATCAACCCCACTCGATGGCCCGAGCAGCAGGCGCGCACCCTCGCCGCGCGGGCGTTCCGCGAGGCCGGTGTCCCGGCGGGCAACGCCGAGCAGGTCGCCGACGCCCTGGTCGATACATCCCTGCGCGGCATCGACACTCACGGTCTGCGGCTGCTTCCGCAGTATCTCGACGAGCTCGCGACCGGTGTCGCGAAGGCAACGGCCACGCCGACCGTGGTCTCGGACCGCGGGGCGGGTCTGCTGCTGGATGCGGACGGCGCGCTGGGCGTACTCGCCGGATTGGCCGCCGCCCGGCTGGCCGCCGAGCGAGCCCGGGAATTCGGCGTCGCGGCCGTGGGGGTGCGCAATTCCAACCACTTCGGTGCGGCGTCGGTATACACCCGGCACCTGGCCCGGCACGGGCTGGTCGGCATCGCGGTGACCTCGGCCGCCTCGCGGGTGGCGCCGTTCGGCGGGGTCGAGCCGCTGTTCGGAACCGACCCGATCAGCGTGGCCGCCGGCGTCGGAGACGACGAGTTCGCCCTCGACATGGCCACCAGCCAGGTGTGCTTCGGTGAGGTGAAGCAGCGCCGGGCCGAGGGGCGCCCGCTGAACAGCGGCTGGGCGACCGACCTCTACGGCCGTCCGACCGAGGTGCCCGAAGAGGCGTACGCACTGTCGCCGCTCGGCGGATACAAGGGGCAGGGCCTCGCGATGGCGGTCACCCTCCTCGGGGCCGTGCTGACCGGATCGCCGCCGGATTGGCGGCTCGCACAGGTCGGCGACGGAACACCCGGCCGCAGTCGCGGCGTCGGTCACTTCGTCCTGGCCCTGGATCCCGGTGCCTTCAGCGGGCAGAACAGTTTCACCGCCGGACTGGTCGACCTTCTGGATACCGTCCGCGCGGCGACGCCGGCCACGGACGCCCCCGTGGTGGCGCCCGGCGACCCTCAGCGCGCCCACCAACGAGAACGGTCCGAGCGAGGCATACCGCTGGACGCACGAACCGCAGAAGTACTGGCCGGCCTGTCCGGGAACGTCGCCGCCGACCCGGAGAAGGAGATGGTCCGATGA
- a CDS encoding VOC family protein has product MSGDVSFFELGVADAEQGRKFYSALFGWQFEPGPGGSGYAINTPNVPGGIHGGDPGAGPYVFFRVADLDAAKQKVLALGGTVDAVDLGEEPESVARFGRFTLCHDDQGSAFGLHQPPSGA; this is encoded by the coding sequence ATGTCAGGTGACGTGTCGTTTTTCGAGTTGGGTGTGGCCGACGCCGAACAGGGCCGAAAGTTCTATTCGGCCCTGTTCGGCTGGCAGTTCGAACCCGGTCCCGGCGGGTCCGGATACGCGATCAACACGCCCAATGTTCCGGGCGGCATCCACGGCGGCGACCCGGGCGCCGGCCCGTACGTGTTCTTCCGGGTAGCTGACCTCGACGCCGCGAAGCAGAAGGTCCTGGCGCTCGGAGGGACGGTCGATGCAGTCGACCTCGGAGAAGAGCCCGAGTCGGTGGCACGGTTCGGACGATTCACGCTCTGTCACGACGACCAGGGATCCGCGTTCGGCCTACACCAACCTCCCTCCGGCGCATGA
- a CDS encoding MFS transporter: MTPGLRRLGGVLLPGSPAGRTLAVGAGIDSLGTGMFFASFALYFIGVVGLSANQIALATTMAGALALLAPVPLGRLADRVGPARFYVALLVVRGLGYGCFALVSDFTAYLLLTVVLTAADRSSSPIQQAVITAVIGGHDRTRTMATIRAIRNVGLTVGFLLAGIVFATGAQAAFTALFVGNGISFLAVAVAVRLVLRRTGTVVERRPSRTDGDPAAAAVRSPLRDRWFMVFTVGNGVLALYDTLLIVLLPIWILEYTTVPIVWVPVFMAVNTVLTVVLQVYVARFARGTAAATRLLSATGALMAICCGLLALGHLAATATAVVAVLLAVVVLSVAENVHSVAAWELSAELSPQAAVARYLGAFSLGMTGQKVVGPTLLVVALLPTGLIAWPVLAGTFGAAALLSQTAARRCHAERARAQTFSDEQLPVSPLQKTR, translated from the coding sequence GTGACCCCGGGCCTACGGCGACTCGGTGGTGTACTTCTTCCCGGCAGTCCCGCGGGTCGCACGCTGGCCGTCGGTGCCGGAATCGACTCGCTCGGTACCGGCATGTTCTTCGCGTCCTTCGCCCTGTACTTCATCGGCGTCGTCGGCCTCAGCGCCAATCAGATCGCCCTTGCGACCACCATGGCGGGTGCGCTCGCCCTGCTCGCCCCGGTGCCCTTGGGCCGGCTTGCCGACCGGGTGGGTCCGGCGCGGTTCTACGTCGCCCTGCTGGTGGTGCGCGGCCTCGGCTACGGCTGCTTTGCGCTTGTCTCCGACTTCACTGCCTACCTACTGCTCACCGTGGTGCTCACCGCCGCCGACCGGTCGAGTAGTCCGATCCAGCAAGCCGTCATCACAGCCGTGATCGGCGGTCACGACCGCACCCGGACGATGGCCACCATCCGCGCTATCCGAAATGTGGGACTGACCGTCGGGTTCCTTCTGGCAGGCATCGTCTTCGCGACGGGCGCGCAGGCGGCCTTCACGGCGCTGTTCGTGGGAAACGGGATTTCCTTTCTCGCCGTCGCGGTGGCCGTGCGACTCGTCCTGCGCAGGACGGGAACGGTAGTGGAGCGTAGGCCTTCTCGCACCGACGGGGATCCGGCCGCGGCTGCCGTGCGCTCACCGCTGCGCGACCGGTGGTTCATGGTGTTCACCGTCGGGAACGGCGTGCTGGCGCTGTACGACACTCTGCTGATCGTTCTGCTGCCGATCTGGATTCTCGAGTACACCACGGTGCCGATTGTGTGGGTGCCGGTGTTCATGGCCGTCAATACCGTCCTGACCGTGGTGCTGCAGGTGTATGTGGCCCGATTCGCCCGCGGTACGGCCGCGGCCACTCGACTCTTGAGCGCGACCGGAGCCCTGATGGCGATCTGCTGTGGATTGCTCGCTCTGGGACACCTGGCCGCGACCGCTACCGCGGTGGTCGCCGTTCTGCTCGCGGTCGTGGTGCTATCCGTTGCCGAGAACGTCCACTCGGTGGCGGCGTGGGAGTTGTCGGCGGAACTGTCGCCGCAGGCTGCCGTCGCCCGCTATCTCGGCGCGTTCAGCCTCGGAATGACCGGCCAGAAGGTGGTCGGCCCCACCCTCCTCGTCGTCGCCCTGCTGCCGACTGGGCTGATCGCTTGGCCCGTCCTGGCCGGCACGTTCGGTGCCGCAGCGCTTCTCTCGCAGACGGCGGCGCGTCGCTGCCACGCCGAACGCGCACGCGCACAAACATTTTCGGACGAGCAGCTACCGGTGTCCCCACTCCAGAAAACACGGTGA
- a CDS encoding TauD/TfdA family dioxygenase gives MSPYCRVDSVAESSRARVDRLEGRALEEDGYVLVRDVADRAAAAEVVRSLGNLVPQYNGHLTHDVTYRPGNDHRAYSQSANTILAHTEAPGWDPSPAYLALYCHRQARCGGGHTDLLDIRHLVEALEPAELALMTDAELVFPGPDGGVHTTMLGSDTTGRTVLRFSYNLLTAADYDPHRDADIDDSLLPLGQAGRRLAHRVSDLFHTLRTRVLIPENALLIWDNQRMLHARSEYADRTRHLTRFWAGDRSRA, from the coding sequence ATGTCGCCCTATTGCCGTGTCGATTCCGTGGCGGAAAGCTCGAGAGCACGAGTGGACCGCCTCGAGGGAAGGGCGCTGGAGGAGGACGGCTACGTCCTCGTCCGCGACGTGGCCGATCGAGCCGCTGCTGCCGAAGTGGTTCGCTCCCTTGGGAATTTGGTACCGCAGTACAACGGTCATCTCACGCATGACGTGACCTACCGGCCGGGAAACGATCACCGGGCGTACTCACAGAGCGCGAACACGATTCTGGCGCACACCGAGGCTCCCGGATGGGATCCGAGCCCCGCCTATCTCGCTTTGTATTGTCATCGCCAGGCGCGCTGCGGGGGAGGGCATACCGACCTCCTCGACATACGGCACTTGGTCGAGGCCCTCGAACCGGCCGAGCTCGCGCTGATGACCGACGCCGAACTGGTCTTTCCCGGCCCTGACGGCGGAGTGCACACCACCATGCTGGGCTCGGACACTACCGGGCGCACTGTTCTGCGGTTCAGCTACAACCTGCTCACCGCCGCCGACTACGATCCCCACCGCGACGCCGACATCGACGACTCCCTGCTGCCGCTCGGTCAGGCCGGCCGCCGGTTGGCGCACCGCGTCAGCGACCTGTTCCACACGCTGCGCACGCGTGTGCTGATCCCGGAGAATGCGCTGCTCATCTGGGACAACCAGCGCATGCTGCACGCGCGGTCGGAGTACGCCGACCGCACCCGTCACCTCACTCGTTTCTGGGCCGGCGACCGGAGCCGCGCATGA
- a CDS encoding branched-chain amino acid transaminase, with the protein MKLTPTSTVWMDGEFVAWDEAQVHVLTPSLHYGWGVYEGIRAYDTESGPAVFRLRDHLRRLHDSARVYLMDPGWSVDELTEASLELLRRTGLDSGYLRPIVYLGYGSMGVAPALDSTRVAIAAWPWGSYLGESAEQDGCRLMVSSWQRNGIHAVPPLAKATGAYVNSALAKVGALRAGYDDALMLTATGHVAEASAANIFAVRDEVLITPPISDNILPGLTRDTVITLARDLGLTVKEQSLTRSELYVADEAFLTGTAAEIVPVASVDDRPLAAGGCGPITKQLRDVFHDVVRGRVPTYRHWLEFA; encoded by the coding sequence ATGAAACTGACCCCGACCAGCACTGTATGGATGGACGGCGAGTTCGTCGCGTGGGACGAGGCCCAGGTCCACGTGCTGACGCCGAGCCTGCACTACGGGTGGGGCGTCTACGAGGGCATCCGTGCCTATGACACGGAGAGCGGCCCCGCGGTGTTCCGGCTTCGCGATCACCTACGACGGCTCCACGACTCGGCCCGGGTGTATTTGATGGACCCGGGATGGTCGGTGGATGAGCTCACCGAGGCCTCCCTCGAGTTGCTTCGCCGCACCGGCCTGGACTCCGGCTATCTGCGCCCGATCGTCTACCTCGGCTACGGCTCGATGGGCGTCGCCCCAGCGTTGGACAGCACCCGGGTCGCGATCGCGGCCTGGCCCTGGGGTTCCTACCTCGGCGAGTCCGCGGAACAGGACGGCTGTCGCCTGATGGTCAGCAGTTGGCAGCGCAACGGCATCCACGCCGTTCCGCCGCTTGCCAAAGCGACTGGAGCCTACGTCAATTCGGCACTGGCAAAGGTGGGCGCGCTGCGCGCCGGTTACGACGACGCGCTGATGCTCACCGCCACCGGTCACGTGGCCGAGGCGTCCGCGGCGAACATCTTCGCCGTCCGCGACGAGGTACTGATTACGCCGCCGATCAGCGACAACATCCTGCCCGGCCTCACCAGGGACACCGTGATCACCCTCGCCCGGGATCTGGGGCTCACTGTGAAGGAGCAGAGCCTGACCCGCAGCGAACTCTACGTCGCCGACGAAGCGTTCCTCACCGGCACTGCTGCCGAGATCGTCCCGGTGGCGTCGGTCGACGACCGCCCGCTCGCCGCAGGTGGTTGCGGTCCGATCACCAAGCAGCTGCGCGACGTCTTCCACGACGTGGTGCGTGGGCGCGTGCCCACCTACCGACACTGGCTGGAGTTCGCATGA